The genomic stretch CAATTTTAAGAGAAGTATTTAATTGTGAATCCAGTTTATTTGCTTCTGAAACTTCGTTGTGTcctaatattttatttttcgTACATTGACCATACTCACAATAATCAGTAGGTAGTCCACAGCTTTTACAGTATTCAATTGTTTGTATTTCTTTGATGACTTCTCTTGTCTTAATTTCCATGGTTTGtaaaaagtaattataTTGATATTTGCAAAAAAAGAGCggttaaaaaaagaaaaaaatattaagcTTGGCAATACTGAGGAAAATATACAGTTAACTTAAATATTACAGAATTTTTATCAAGTTATTAAGGTTAATGAAAATAGCTAAGGCTtatgatattatttcatcCGTTACACAAAATTTATAAagattataaatattttaaaataagtAATATATGTGTAGttaattagaaattgaatGCTTTATAGACACAAGTTATTGGGTTTGAATcgaatatattaattggttgcattattatattcttaaaacacattttcaaatattcagCGGTCTACTGTGTGAGATTGAAAAACTCAGAGCGCCAAAGAAAATGGATTTTAAGGGCTGATGAATAATTAGATTATTTCCAAGGAAAAAGGAAATTTTCGAACCAAACAAAAATGAAGCAGTTTGATGCATTTTCAAAGCCAATATCTGAGTTCCGTATAAAAACTGCATTTGGAGGATACTTAACAATATTGAGTATGATCGCCATGATCATACTGTTTTAttctgaattaaaatattacttaaaCATAACTAGAAAGGATGAAGTTACTGTTGATCATTTGTCTtctaatagaaatattaaccTTAGGATGCAGTTGGAATTCCCAAAACTCCCGTGCGATATATTGGGGGTACGAATAATTAATCTTCaggaaaataaagaaatatatttaccAGATGGAGGAATAGAGTTCGTTAAGATCGGTTCAAATGAAAGTAATGCAAATAGTTCTTCTGGATGTGGTCCTTGCTATGACGCATCTATTATCAATGATTTGGGAGCAGTTAATTGTTGTAATACATGCaaagatatttttaatgaatacGATAAAAAAGGAATTAAGTTACCTCATGTAATAAGTTTCAAACAATGTGATTATGATAAATCGAAGAGGATTTCAAATGCATTGTCTTCTAACTTAAATTCAGAAGGGTGCAAGATTAAAGTAAATGGATACATCCCAAAAGTTAAAGGTAAAATTGAGATTTCTCACAAAAGATGGGTTAAATATAAGGAAATGACAGATCTTGAGATTGCAGAAAGCCACTTATTTAACTTTTCatataaaatgaattatctAGATTTTGGTGAAGAGCTGCCTGGAATTCCAAACAGATGGAAAAATCAGGAGTACATTCAAAGTTCtagatttgaaaaattgGGATATTCACAAGACTTGGTTTTTGAGGATGCttatattgattttgataTGCATTGTATACCTACACAATACAATActataaataataagtCGATTAATTCGCACCAATTTTCAGTCAGAAGTCAATATAAAAAAGTTCTTGTTTCCTTAGCTAATGGCAAATTTATTCCCGACACTTCAATACCCGGAATACATATCAATTATGATTTTACTCCGTTCCTTGTAAAAATCACTGAAAGTCGTAGATCGTTTTTGTCGTTTATTACGGAATGTTGTGCCATAATTGGAGGAATTTTTGCATTTTCTGGAATGattgatatatttttctttaaatttttatctaGCGTAAACAAGTATAGacaaaaaaacaatacatcatttattcaaaattactaatatttGTAGAAAGggttttaataattgacttaaattcaataataatgaattgtatacttttatttaagcattatcattaaaaataatattagtgCAATAACGCCAATTATCATTGCAATAATGAATCCTTTTTTTGCAGAGCTCCATATAGATGAAGTTGCGGATGAAATAGCTTCTCCAATTCCTTTCCAATCAACATATGTTCTGTTTTCCGTAACATCTTCCAAAACTGGGTCAACGTTTGGGGGCTCTCTTCCTTTTCCCACTGGGTTAGAGTCCGATATTTTTCCTGGGACAATAGATATCTCGATTTCTACTTGCCCTTGAGGTGAATTTTGTTCTGTCGGATGTGAAAATCCAAACCAGGTTTTAGGAATTTTTGTGACTTGAGATGAATGTTTTTTTGCTCTTCCAAAGTCATTGCTTAAGTCAATTGAGCACTCACCAATGTTATCACTCTGAATTAAACCATATGACCATAGTTGAAGTTTAAGGATTGGATATTGAGTTGGTATCTTAATATCAAATACAAACCTCCAGTTAAAAATTCCTGTACCATCTTTAGAATTATAATGAGTCTCTGTGGACTGAGTATCAGAATTAGATTCATCTAAACTATATATTCCGCTAACATATAATGATATTGTAGTATTAGGTTCTATTGGAATATGCCTTACACGCCAAATCACGACTCTAAGTTGGTAACTTTGAGGATCAACCGAAGCTAGTTCAGTAATTGGCGTAGCTTTTGCAACTTGTTCTGACATTATTTCATACCACGCCCTCAATGTTCCATGAGATACAAAACTATTTTCTACCCTTAGGGTTCTCATTTCTATAGGGGTCGAGTCACTTTCCAACATTGATTGAATTTTCGGATGGAACCAACGGTCttcaatatcaataaaGGTGCTTCcaattatttcttcagaCATTGTTCCTGTGCCAATTAAGGAAACTCTTACTAATGCATTGTGAGGAAGAATACAACCTATCTCATATACCTGATTAAACTCGGGTTTATAGCCTTGGTGCCTAACAAACCCTGTATCTTTGATATTATTCGGATAAAcactcttttttttttttccgCTTCCATCAACCATAATACCATCCCCATTACTTTCTCTCGAGCgaatgaatatatatacagATGGGTTTAAATCTCCACTTGGTGGAAGAAGGCCTCTCGCAGAAAGTAT from Cryptosporidium parvum Iowa II chromosome 8, whole genome shotgun sequence encodes the following:
- a CDS encoding ERV41 like membrane associated protein involved in vesicular transport with a transmembrane region near the C-terminus, giving the protein LDYFQGKRKFSNQTKMKQFDAFSKPISEFRIKTAFGGYLTILSMIAMIILFYSELKYYLNITRKDEVTVDHLSSNRNINLRMQLEFPKLPCDILGVRIINLQENKEIYLPDGGIEFVKIGSNESNANSSSGCGPCYDASIINDLGAVNCCNTCKDIFNEYDKKGIKLPHVISFKQCDYDKSKRISNALSSNLNSEGCKIKVNGYIPKVKGKIEISHKRWVKYKEMTDLEIAESHLFNFSYKMNYLDFGEELPGIPNRWKNQEYIQSSRFEKLGYSQDLVFEDAYIDFDMHCIPTQYNTINNKSINSHQFSVRSQYKKVLVSLANGKFIPDTSIPGIHINYDFTPFLVKITESRRSFLSFITECCAIIGGIFAFSGMIDIFFFKFLSSVNKYRQKNNTSFIQNY